The proteins below come from a single Papaver somniferum cultivar HN1 chromosome 11, ASM357369v1, whole genome shotgun sequence genomic window:
- the LOC113324308 gene encoding uncharacterized protein LOC113324308, translating into MSRYLGNYQFEVGIPCGGEAILHAANNLLEMHGHYNSKTMLLVDFTNAFNLVDRYTMIREVRTMCPSISNWVEFCYSKPARLYYNDVVLSSAKGVQQGDRLGPLLFALILHPLVNKITAECTLDLHAWYLDDGTLIGDTMEVSKALKIIQDEGPAKGLHLNINKTEIYCPSVDPRRESIGVFPAAISKPTRGVKVLGGPMSLDQQFCSNMVLDRVAKTTQLMHKIRKLQDPQRELLLLRNCTGVFRLYFTMRTTSPMALQEATAEYDNQLQQYLRQLIVGDGAGYGVVQQRFTTMPIKDCGLGIYTMADTSRYCFLASCSQIQHLQTTILQDTTTFESGQRYQHAMQLYTRSCGLSPIDFNINDVAPSS; encoded by the coding sequence ATGTCTAGATATTTGGGCAATTACCAATTCGAAGTGGGGATTCCGTGTGGTGGTGAGGCGATATTACACGCAGCCAACAACCTGCTTGAGATGCATGGACACTATAACAGCAAGACCATGCTTCTTGTAGACTTTACAAACGCATTTAATCTTGTCGACAGATACACAATGATCCGTGAAGTCAGAACTATGTGCCCAAGTATCTCCAACTGGGTGGAGTTTTGCTACTCCAAACCTGCACGGTTATATTATAATGATGTTGTATTGTCTTCAGCCAAGGGGGTACAACAGGGAGACCGTTTGGGACCACTgctctttgcattgattttgcaTCCCCTTGTGAACAAAATTACCGCAGAATGCACTCTTGAccttcatgcttggtatttagATGACGGCACCCTTATAGGCGATACTATGGAAGTGTCGAAAGCACTTAAGATCATCCAAGATGAAGGCCCGGCTAAAGGGTTGCACCTGAATATCAACAAGACCGAGATTTACTGTCCATCAGTTGATCCAAGGAGAGAATCTATTGGTGTCTTCCCTGCAGCTATAAGTAAACCTACACGGGGTGTCAAGGTACTAGGTGGTCCTATGAGCTTAGACCAGCAATTCTGTAGCAACATGGTACTTGACAGAGTAGCGAAGACGACCCAACTCATGCATAAGATCAGGAAGTTGCAAGACCCGCAGAGAGAGTTACTCCTCCTGCGTAACTGCACAGGGGTTTTCAGATTGTACTTCACCATGCGTACGACAAGCCCAATGGCATTGCAAGAAGCTACCGCAGAATACGACAACCAATTACAACAATATCTGAGACAGTTGATCGTAGGCGACGGTGCTGGTTATGGTGTAGTTCAACAACGGTTTACAACTATGCCTATCAAAGACTGTGGACTTGGAATATATACAATGGCTGATACTTCTCGTTATTGCTTCTTAGCATCATGTTCCCAGATACAACATCTACAGACGACCATCCTTCAAGATACAACCACTTTCGAATCAGGTCAGAGATACCAACACGCCATGCAGTTATACACCCGGTCCTGTGGCCTTTCTCCAATCGATTTCAACATCAATGATGTTGCCCCCAGTTCATAA